One segment of Rhipicephalus sanguineus isolate Rsan-2018 chromosome 6, BIME_Rsan_1.4, whole genome shotgun sequence DNA contains the following:
- the LOC119396182 gene encoding uncharacterized protein LOC119396182 — MRNAVATFALLFVLGATAWAEDEKEKEGLGYVMAFPMEEPKPSGGRVETVVVESSKAEDLRQVLGAYKAATRLRQRQQQPLQPLPPPMQRMPPPDQKPPLLLLVVHAPRPSVPSPFRAGPPMPGPPPGFLQGPPPAPHPGMNPYGMVPGPPVGPAQVQMPAPPTAHPPRSHAPPVVAQRSNNGPRDNGPGMNFAIVQEPYIVNTVMHAPSMMRPAFCPVPPCSPGPRLLRRLRLTR; from the exons GTGCCACCGCCTGGGCAGAGGATGAGAAGGAGAAGGAAGGACTG GGCTACGTGATGGCTTTCCCCATGGAAGAGCCCAAGCCATCCGGTGGCCGCGTCGAGACGGTAGTCGTCGAGTCGTCCAAGGCCGAGGACCTGCGCCAAGTGCTGGGTGCCTACAAGGCGGCCACCAGGCTTAGGCAGCGCCAGCAGCAGCCTCTGCAGCCCCTGCCACCTCCCATGCAACGCATGCCACCACCCGACCAGAAgccaccgctgctgcttctcGTGGTGCACGCGCCCAGGCCCTCGGTGCCATCGCCGTTCCGCGCGGGCCCCCCAATGCCCGGCCCGCCGCCCGGCTTCCTCCAGGGTCCACCCCCCGCTCCTCACCCCGGCATGAATCCGTACGGCATGGTTCCGGGTCCTCCCGTCGGTCCCGCTCAGGTCCAGATGCCCGCTCCACCAACGGCGCACCCTCCGAGATCCCACGCTCCTCCCGTCGTCGCCCAGCGCTCTAACAATGGCCCCCGAGACAACGGGCCGGGTATGAACTTCGCCATCGTGCAGGAGCCGTACATCGTGAACACCGTCATGCACGCGCCGTCCATGATGCGGCCCGCGTTCTGCCCGGTCCCGCCCTGTTCTCCGGGCCCCCGTCTCCTCCGCCGCCTCCGCCTCACCCGATGA